From one Leguminivora glycinivorella isolate SPB_JAAS2020 chromosome 5, LegGlyc_1.1, whole genome shotgun sequence genomic stretch:
- the LOC125226436 gene encoding tRNA-dihydrouridine(20a/20b) synthase [NAD(P)+]-like, whose product MKPKTNIRDMFSEATQSNTYVKVCAPMVRYSKVQFRTLVKNYGVDLCFTPMILADSFCQNEKARSSEFATTFSDTPVIAQFAANNSNDFVDAATLLYPHTDGVDLNCGCPQRWAMKDGYGCALLSKPELVHNIVREVKNRLPENFSMSVKIRILKDLKKTIDMCQQLEKCGVDFLTVHGRTPTQKSGDSIDKPALREVCASVNVPVIANGGIKTLEDADELFEVVHCNGVMAASGILSNPALFSGATRTPLDCVSMWIDLKNQNRDKITFQCYHHHLVFMLEKILTKTQKPVFNLLNTFDAVDDFLYENLNIPESTNYTCNLDEFLTCEFDEEVIQKHKGKCRGCGKSTYYCICVKYDYNATDGNYFTSYVQNDDCDAYCNMFDEPT is encoded by the exons ATGAAACCTAAAACAAATATCAGGGATATGTTCAGTGAAGCTACACAGTCGAATACGTATGTTAAAGTCTGCGCGCCAATGGTACGATACAGCAAAGTTCAGTTTAGAACTTTAGTGAAAAA TTATGGAGTGGACTTATGCTTCACGCCGATGATATTAGCAGATTCCTTCTGCCAAAACGAGAAGGCGCGTTCCAGCGAATTTGCCACCACGTTCAGCGACACTCCAGTTATCGCTCAGTTTGCTGCCAATAATTCGAATGACTTTGTGGATGCTGCCACTTTACTATATCCACACACAGATGGGGTGGATTTAAACTGTGGATGTCCTCAGCGTTGGGCCATGAAGGACGGCTACGGCTGCGCATTACTCTCCAAACCGGAGCTAGTTCACAACATAGTGAGAGAAGTCAAAAATAGACTGCCTGAAAATTTCAGCATGTCAgttaaaataagaatattaaaaGATTTGAAGAAGACAATAGATATGTGTCAGCAACTTGAGAAATGTGGAGTTGATTTTCTTACAGTTCATGGAAGGACTCCAACACAGAAATCTGGGGATAGTATAGACAAACCTGCGTTAAGGGAAGTCTGTGCATCTGTCAATGTGCCGGTCATAGCTAATGGAGGAATTAAGACTTTAGAAGATGCAGATGAATTGTTTGAAGTGGTCCATTGCAATGGAGTAATGGCTGCCAGTGGAATATTATCAAATCCAGCTTTATTCAGTGGAGCCACACGCACCCCACTAGACTGTGTCAGTATGTGGATAGATTTGAAAAATCAGAACAGAGATAAGATAACATTTCAATGCTATCATCATCATTTAGTTTTTATGCTAGAGAAAATATTGACTAAAACACAAAAACCAGTATTCAATTTGCTCAATACTTTTGATGCAGTTGATGATTTTCTGTATGAAAACTTGAACATTCCAGAAAGTACAAATTATACTTGTAATCTGGATGAGTTTCTGACTTGTGAGTTTGATGAAGAAGTGATACAGAAGCACAAGGGAAAGTGCAGAGGCTGTGGCAAAAgcacatattattgtatttgtgtGAAGTATGACTACAATGCTACAGATGGGAACTACTTCACATCTTATGTGCAAAATGATGATTGTGATGCTTATTGCAATATGTTTGATGAGCccacatga
- the LOC125226305 gene encoding transmembrane protein 242, which translates to MEKEERLQRIKAGAFLATVAGISAFVGFGTTLAAAKKADPKYFNKGVHASAELADAGAILALRALGWGTLYAVAGTSCLCYGIWKLSGAKDLKDFRIKMGNMLPVLPKNNPPQSRTEFSGLNDLMTYLAEDYGKKK; encoded by the exons ATGGAAAAGGAAGAACGACTTCAACGAATAAAAG CTGGTGCATTTTTGGCGACTGTTGCGGGCATTTCTGCATTTGTAGGATTTGGAACCACTTTAGCAGCAGCAAAAAAAGCAGATCCCAAATACTTCAATAAAG GTGTACATGCCAGTGCTGAATTAGCAGATGCTGGGGCCATCCTTGCTCTCCGGGCCCTGGGCTGGGGCACACTCTATGCAGTAGCTGGAACATCTTGTCTATGTTACGGAATATGGAAACTTTCTGGTGCTAAAGAT CTAAAGGATTTCAGAATAAAGATGGGAAACATGCTGCCAGTTCTACCAAAGAATAACCCTCCACAATCCAGAACAGAGTTCAGTGGGCTTAATGACTTGATGACATATTTAGCAGAAGATTATGGGAAGAAAAAATAA
- the LOC125226304 gene encoding programmed cell death protein 2, which yields MSVTKVDIGTLEEKSSWLLHPRFFPSKIGGKPAWLDLENIPHPKDLTCKKCGDPLVMICQVYAPYEESDDGFHRTIFVFICKNGSCCQINTAENLVAFRCQLPRRNKFYSYEPYKVDENEVFGMDKWPKLCELCGLRAPSHCSKCKKTYYCSRKHQVLDWQNGHKQLCPTLQTEEVPDNYFTVTEAGKNNLYKEWELIVDEEDEENPTNVDENREMAKLNEMIKEKKAGTLSNVSETELEQYVGREVPDDKVFNKFNKRVARHPEQVLRYDRGGTPLWITGNAENCVMDVENCEYCNGERQFEFQIMPQLLNFINVGLDINSVDWGVLVVYTCKASCNQGPAYKKEFIIKQDITS from the exons ATGTCGGTAACCAAAGTGGATATAGGGACACTGGAGGAGAAGAGTAGTTGGCTTCTGCATCCAAGATTCTTCCCGAGTAAAATTGGAGGGAAACCTGCATGGTTAGATCTTGAAAATATCCCTCATCCTAAAGATTTAACCTGCAAGAAATGTGGTGATCCCCTTGTTATGATATGTCAA GTCTACGCTCCGTATGAAGAATCCGACGACGGTTTTCATCGCacaatttttgtgtttatttgtaaaaatgGATCCTGCTGTCAAATAAACACTGCAGAAAACTTAGTAGCATTTCGCTGCCAATTACCACGAAGAAATAAATTCTATTCTTATGAGCCCTATAAAGTTGATGAGAACGAA GTATTTGGCATGGACAAATGGCCTAAACTGTGTGAGTTATGTGGACTCAGAGCTCCTTCACATTgctcaaaatgtaaaaaaacttattattgcAGTCGCAAACATCAAGTACTTGATTGGCAGAATGGTCATAAGCAACTTTGCCCCACTTTGCAG acaGAAGAAGTCCCTGATAATTACTTCACAGTAACAGAAGCGGGaaaaaataatctatataaagAATGGGAACTTATAGTAGATGAAGAAGATGAAGAAAATCCAACAAATGTTGATGAGAACAGAGAAATGGCAAAACTTAACGAAATGATAAAAGAAAAGAAAGCCGGTACATTGTCCAATGTGAGTGAAACTGAACTTGAACAGTATGTTGGAAGAGAAGTGCCAGACGATAAAGTCTTCAACAAGTTTAACAAGAGAGTGGCAAGACATCCAGAGCAGGTTCTGAGATATGACAGGGGCGGCACTCCACTGTGGATTACAGGCAACGCTGAGAACTGTGTTATGGATGTTGAAAACTGTGAATATTGCAATGGAGAAAGACAATTTGAATTTCAG ATCATGCCACAGCTTCTAAACTTCATAAATGTTGGCTTAGACATCAACAGTGTGGACTGGGGAGTGCTGGTTGTGTATACTTGCAAAGCAAGCTGCAACCAAGGCCCTGCTTACAAGAAGGAGTTTATTATAAAACAAGATATAACCAGCtaa